Proteins from one Triticum aestivum cultivar Chinese Spring chromosome 7A, IWGSC CS RefSeq v2.1, whole genome shotgun sequence genomic window:
- the LOC123153779 gene encoding L-type lectin-domain containing receptor kinase IX.1-like, with product MGILHRCPTLVFLVLLYLFCALHRASSFSFNLNFSDPSAGSSMSFTRDAFTTPSTLELTKNARNADIQNSVGRAWYAQKVPLWSNVTGEMASFTTTFSFQITPDMDSVTYSGDGMAFFLGHFPSKIPDNSVGGGLALLPKYADGTGDSRIVAVEFDTFANMECADINGNHVGIDVNSLNSTASTDTTSWPGKNLTSPNVLKTATMTYHNDSKMLAVDLLIDGALYQVNATVDLSTYLPEEVAVGFSAATGGVFELHQILSWSFSSTLESKKEAPPPAEAPLPIPTSSNNKHKKLVPILVSVLVPLLLLFVCAAVVLGLWRHKKRRANEDSEEECLDRADLERGVAAGGPRRYIYNELVAATGNFAEEKRLGRGGFGSVYGGQLTLAAAVGGDQDRRAVAVKVLSAESSAQGRKEFEAEVRIISRLKHRNLVQLLGWCDSRKGLLLVYELVAEGSLDRHLYNKDGKHLTWPQRYKIILGLGSALRYLHREWEQCIVHGDIKPSNIMLDSSMSTKLGDFGLARLVDHDTGLLQTTKAVLGTAGYIDPEFVNTRRPCSESDVYSFGIVLLEIVSGRRPVTETAGKSFTLLRWVWSLYGRNTILDAADEGLRGDEADEQWMVRVLIVGLWCAHPVRSERPSVAQAMHVLQSDEARLPALALHMYRTVPDPASSGPYGSFSVESSSSGRVRSSSDSTGSTTLSSESSSTALLRYSRDG from the coding sequence ATGGGCATTCTCCATCGTTGTCCTACCCTAGTCTTCCTAGTGTTGCTATACCTCTTCTGTGCGCTGCACCGGGCCTCCTCGTTCTCCTTCAACCTCAACTTCTCCGACCCCAGCGCCGGCTCATCGATGTCCTTCACCCGCGATGCATTCACCACTCCATCGACGCTTGAGCTGACAAAAAATGCACGTAATGCAGATATTCAGAACAGCGTCGGCCGGGCATGGTACGCGCAAAAGGTGCCGCTATGGAGCAACGTCACCGGCGAGATGGCCAGCTTCACCACCACCTTCTCCTTCCAAATCACCCCAGACATGGACAGCGTGACGTATTCAGGCGATGGGATGGCCTTCTTCCTCGGGCATTTCCCTTCCAAGATACCGGATAACAGCGTGGGCGGCGGCCTCGCCCTCCTCCCCAAGTACGCTGACGGAACAGGCGATAGCCGGATCGTGGCGGTGGAGTTCGACACTTTTGCCAACATGGAGTGTGCCGACATCAACGGAAACCATGTCGGCATCGACGTCAACTCCCTCAACTCCACCGCATCAACGGACACAACGAGCTGGCCGGGAAAGAACCTCACGTCCCCCAATGTTCTCAAAACCGCCACTATGACGTACCACAATGACTCCAAGATGTTGGCCGTGGATCTCCTCATCGACGGTGCCTTGTACCAGGTCAATGCCACCGTTGATCTGAGTACATATTTACCGGAGGAGGTCGCCGTCGGCTTCTCCGCGGCGACCGGTGGTGTCTTCGAGCTGCACCAGATACTGTCATGGTCATTCAGCTCCACTCTGGAATCAAAGAAGGAAGCACCTCCACCTGCTGAAGCTCCCCTTCCAATTCCAACCAGCAGCAACAACAAGCACAAAAAGTTGGTACCAATTCTAGTATCTGTCCTAGTTCCTCTACTTCTTTTGTTTGTCTGCGCGGCGGTGGTGCTGGGATTGTGGCGACACAAGAAAAGAAGAGCAAACGAGGACAGCGAAGAAGAGTGCCTCGACAGAGCTGACctcgagaggggtgtggcggcCGGAGGCCCCAGACGGTACATCTATAACGAGCTGGTCGCCGCAACGGGTAACTTCGCGGAGGAGAAAAGGCTCGGGCGAGGCGGCTTTGGGAGCGTTTACGGGGGTCAGCTCACACTAGCAGCGGCCGTCGGAGGTGACCAAGACCGTCGGGCGGTGGCGGTGAAGGTTCTATCAGCGGAGTCGTCGGCGCAGGGGAGAAAGGAGTTCGAGGCAGAAGTGAGGATCATCAGCAGACTAAAGCATCGCAACCTTGTCCAGCTGCTGGGCTGGTGCGACAGCCGCAAGGGGCTCCTGCTTGTCTACGAGCTCGTCGCAGAGGGCAGCCTAGACAGGCACCTCTACAACAAGGACGGAAAGCATCTCACATGGCCACAGAGGTACAAGATCATCCTCGGCTTGGGATCCGCGTTGCGCTACCTCCACAGAGAGTGGGAGCAGTGCATCGTGCACGGCGACATCAAGCCCAGCAACATCATGCTCGACTCGTCGATGAGCACCAAGCTCGGGGACTTCGGGTTGGCCCGGCTCGTCGACCATGACACGGGGTTGCTGCAGACCACCAAGGCCGTGCTCGGCACCGCCGGCTACATCGACCCCGAGTTCGTCAACACGCGTCGGCCATGCAGCGAGtccgacgtgtacagcttcggcaTCGTTCTACTGGAGATCGTCTCCGGCCGGCGGCCGGTGACGGAGACCGCGGGGAAATCCTTCACTCTGCTCAGGTGGGTGTGGAGCTTGTATGGCAGGAACACAATCCTCGACGCCGCGGATGAGGGGCTGAGGGgtgacgaggccgacgagcagtGGATGGTGCGGGTACTCATCGTCGGGCTCTGGTGCGCGCACCCGGTACGGAGCGAGCGGCCGTCTGTCGCCCAGGCAATGCACGTCCTGCAGTCCGATGAGGCGAGGCTGCCGGCACTCGCGCTGCACATGTACAGGACTGTGCCGGACCCCGCGTCGTCTGGCCCGTACGGGTCTTTCTCCGTTGAGAGCTCCAGCTCCGGTCGTGTTCGCTCTTCTTCAGACAGCACGGGCAGCACCACTCTTTCCTCTGAGTCATCCTCGACTGCGTTGCTACGATATTCCAGGGATGGCTAA